One Magnolia sinica isolate HGM2019 chromosome 2, MsV1, whole genome shotgun sequence genomic window, ccgcatcggatgaATCCAACCTAGCCATTGCACTCTACGGCTCTAAAtagtccaaatgagcccaatagtCGATGTATTTtggtgcatagaaacatcagagtgggtccTAATAGCCTTTAACGGTcaatatcactgttttctatggtatggctcgCTTGATTGTCGGATTAAcattatttttcggctcaatgcttaaaatgagctggagaatggaatggacggcgtggattaaacttatacatcaaggtggggcctgtatgagcggcccacccaaataccttatataaatacatatattattattttatgttgCTGGAAGTACACCCCATTGTCTATTCACACTCCACTAaaaacacgtccagcgtccagggacgctggacggacggtctgaatatatatcaaggtgggtcccacatggtcgtggcccacttgaattgggtaaatctgatacttgtgttttccatcaccaaagggtaGGGCCGACATGGTGGGCTggtccccatgtttggacagccatgtggtccgttggatggacggtctagatatcacatacactcatcatggggccaacaatcaagggaagagagagagagagagagagagagagagagagagagagagagagagacgtgatgatggagggctccgtcactatgagccctcccttgcaatcaatcatacattaagtagGTCCCATTATACGTGGGTCCATCAAATCGAAAATCAATGAtgaagatcctttctccaccaaaatgtatggtctagatgaccctattcatgcaaggagaaaaaacatcatgatggggtccatggagaatggccccatcatggaatgatcatgagaatcaagatgggccatcggccacacctagggtccaaagtgagatccataccatcaattcgTAGGAcctacttggcccatcatcaaaggaaTGAAATCTAGACCTATAAAAACACCTACCGAtcgatcttcttggacttcttctcccaCCAATGtgtcctagagctccatggaatgcttTTTAATGGCCAAGAtggagcttggatggtggagatgggaggtaggaatgTGGGTGACACTAGCTCTCCTCTCTCTCAGGGAAAtgttggacgttggagttgcttggggagaattggagagatgagagagataagagagatgagagagtgtttgatgtaagagaagtgatgggagagagggatggtgagtgatgggtgatgtgtacttgacatgtatgggtgtttAAGAGagggggtgagagagagttgactttgggattggTCTTGGGGATAGGccatgtacttgacatatgaggTGATTATTTAGATTGATttaacatgttgtagagattctcttgggattgcaaacgcgcggcatttccttgaactgaacgtgggcccacatctcctggcctgggtatcgcctcggcgcgtaatacgcggcatcgaaaccgcgacAACGGTACGATTGCAatagtataagtctcggattgagccgactctagaatacaggatacgactcagggtcacgcgtaaCTGCTGATTATAGATCATGAGTTGCTGGAATTCATTgggaaggattgcgggagtcaacggaacagtacggattaggatacgggccttacaggggTTTTGTGAGAATCTGGGCGAAGGAGGTTTTGGGCCATGATTGGATGTGGGTGCGGACGTGAGGGTTGATGGGGTTCCTAGCGCCCTGGACGATGGAGGGTTTTGTGGAGGATTAGTTTGGCCCATTGGACCACGACCACTCTCCCATCTAGTTGTTCACCATCCAGAACCCTTATAACTGGCCTAACTTGGTCTTTGTATTGGAAAGAGATGAAAGCAAAGCCGCCTACTTTGATGGTGCCGGGGAAGAAAGGGATGGAAACCTCTATTACTTTGCCGTACCTTTCGCAAATGGTTCTCAGCTCTTGGGCAGAGCAGTCAAAGAGAAGATTTCCCAAAAATATGGTATGTCCCTATTGGCGCTTCCTTTGGTTGGTTTGAGGGTGGGGGATCTATGGGGATGCTGATGGGGCGGACCTACCTCATCCTCTTCCAGTGGGGTATGGCGGGCCTGGAGATGGTGATATCCGCCTCTGGTCTCTAGGGCGTTGAGAAGGGCCTGAAGAAGGGGCTGAACGCCCCGGGTCTCTAGGGTGTTGAGAGACTCTCATCTTCCCCCCAAACATTTTAAAGATTTACCCATTATAGACAACCCAATTTGCATTACTGAAGTCTATATATATTTCTTTGGTGTATGATATTAGTCAGCTGAGAGTAATGATTCCTAAAATCTCTTTTGtacccaaaacccaaaaatcagaaattttgagCTTTGGAATCAATGTTGCACTGTTATGATAGTGTATCAGCATTTTCAAAAGATGGTGACTCATCAACTCATCCTCCTCACTTGGCAATCAATAAAcggccatccaaatcatggggcaCAGTGCAGATGGACCATATCTCAAGAATCACACTCACTAAGCAATCATAACCATCGAATTGAGTTTCACACCTTTAGCCGAACTCTTCATCAAGTGCGAAAAGCATACTGTTAATCGCTCATTTTGTAGCACGCCGTCCATCAATAAGTGGTTTATTAGTCCTCATTGCTGAAAACATCTTAACCATCAGGTAACGCTTTTTCATTGCCTAAAATTTCTTTCAGGGGAGTTACTAATTCTTGTGTCAAATAATGGTTCACGCTGATTCACTTCGAAATTGTATAGTTGGCATAcatttaaaagttaaatcatctaAACGGTGGGATCATGTTAGATAGGTGATAACTCATACTCagttatacttatatatatatatactatgcgctcgacctcgcaataagctcccgtgaggtcgagctgtgtgggccccaccgtgatgcgtgtcgaccatcaacaccgtgcatttgatgggtcccctctaaattataggatatcccaaaaatcagccgtatacggaattcaggtgggctataccatctaaaatcatatgaagacaccgttaaaacatataaaagcacttggtggggcccacctgagttttgaatgcggctgaaacttagcctgaaccctcatccaagtgggacacacataatggatgggctagatttgtaaaccacatctcggtgggcccaaaaaatgattatgaatgttttaatggtgcacggcccctccccacttctgtatgtggtgtggcccacataagtcacggattgacttgatttttgagacctaggcccacgatggaatggtgcatctgactgatgaggtagatgttcgaaacgcatcacggtggggcccacacagctcgacctcatgggacggattCGTGAGGTCGAACGCATAGTacctttcccatatatatatatatatatatatatatatatatatatatatatatatatatatatatatatatatatatgggaaaaggtactatgcgctctacCTCACGATAAactcccgtgaggtcaagctgtgtgggccccaccatgatgcgtgtcgaccatcaacaccgtgcatttgatgggtcccctctaaattatgggatatcccaaaaatcagctgtatacggaactcaggtgggccataccatctaaaatcatgtgaagacatgccaaaaacatataaaagcacttggtggggcccacatgagttttgaatgttgctgaaacttggtctgagccctcatccaagtgggacacacataatggatgggctggatttgcaaaccacatctcggtgggcccaaaaaatgattatgaatgttttaatggtgcacggcccctccccacttttgtatgtggtgtggcccacaaaagtcacagatcgacttgatttttgagacctaggcccacgatggaatggtgtatctgactaatggggtagatgtttgaaacgcatcacggtggggcccacacaacttgacctcatgggacggtcccatcagctcgaacgcatagtaccttttccctatatatatatatatatatatatatatatatatatatatatatatatatatatatatatatatatatatataagaagataattaaaaaaaaaaaaaaaaaaaaaaaaaaaaaacgtagatTGAGTTTGCTTAGTGAGGCCAACTCAAACAGATCTCTTAAGACctaaaaaaatctcaatttggcCACGACTCATTCAATACTTAGCTGACTCGGCCAACTCATATCTATTGGATAAaacttatggaaaaaaaaaaaaaaaagacatgataAAATTCCACAAGACCCAACTCAACTTGCTATTATTAGAATATATTTTAACCATTAAATACTCTAAATCATCAGGTAATGCTCTCTGAAAGTTGTGCCCACACATTCATGGTCGAGAGTCCTCTTGTGTTTTATTTTCCCTCACCTGCATGTAATCATATTCTTCctatgcatgatttttttttcttcacttcatgACTTTTGAAATCACTAGCGTAATGTGTTCATTTTTGCCTCATAGCGTAGATCTATCCCTTGTCAGTTGGAGATTGGAAACAAATACTTGAAATCAACGATGCTTAGTTATCATATTTATTTCAGAATATGTATATTTTGTAATAATTAGGTCTAGAGTGGTCCAATCACATCTTAATTATTTAATATTGTGTGTATTTGAGTTGAGTCCTTGAGTCGAgttgaattttcagaattttgaaCAATGGTTTTTTCTTCATTCAAGAGGTAATGATGCATGTTTGACTTCTTTAACATGTTTGTTCTCTTAAACGGGTACCAACACTGCTTGGTTGCAATGATGTGTAGACAAAGATGCTAGAAATAGTTAGCTATATTGGCCAAGCAAGGAGTGGATGATgttgaggattttttattttatttttttttaaaatgtatttaGACAAATTTCAaattattgttgtaaatattatgtATCTTTTATTGTAAAGTCGTACAAtgtttgtttaatattcatttttaattgtactgCGACATTCTTtgggtttcaaatattaaaaaataaaatataggttccaattggaaaaaaaagaaaaaattacagGTTTTTTCTCGTGGTTGCACGGTTTTTCTAGCGCTTCAAGAAATTGTTGTTTTCTAAATTTTACGACAGttttttctaaaatttacaaCGGTTTTCAACCATTCCTATTCTAAATTTTTTGATGGTTTTCAACTGTTcatattctaaaatttacaacggttttcaaccattccttttttttttttttttttttttttttttaaattctctatttaggaacagtttaaaaccgttcctaaatgatttAAGGAATgctttaaaaccattcctaaatagggattttggtgtagtgtacgTTCTAATTATAGTTCTAAAGTGTTCTATAAATCACATGAGTACAAGTCCCTGCGGGTTTGACCTCAGTCTTACGAAATTATTATCACATCGCGggcctgcacttggggttgtcaacccttgggttcaatCAACATAGAATTTATAATGTGCTCCATTAAGGTATCTATAATGGGCATTTTCAGCACTTATtccttcttgtggtgtggcctacctgagttttgtatcttcttaattttttggtTTATGTCTTACTATGTGTCaagaaatttatgaactgaatagAAGTCACATAGATATCCTGGTAGGGCCCATGAaggttcaatggtgggtgttattaTTCCCTAGTGTTTTcgatggtgtggctcacatggtTTTTGATCTGCCtagattttgggctcacatcctaTCGTGAGTTGTTGAAattaatggatgaagtggatgtgGCAAGGACGTAATGGTAGGCTCGAACATAGAGATGATGATGGCCCCATTACGACATCAACAATGGGCATTTTGAGCCCAGaaccacctaagatttggatcttcttagttTTCTTGTTTGCTTCTTAACATGAGTATGAGAaactaggaagcggattggcaggtgtacctcacactagctatatggctgctgtattgacgtcaataGGTTCTGtgagtctgatcatgaggtatgtgttatatccaggctATCCATCCatatggcgagctcgtcttaagtcttgagatgaaaagtaagatagatataactatcaagtggaccacactgaaaaaagcagtggaggattgaacgtctgccattgaaaccctttttgaggtcataaaagtttgggatcaatatgaaatttgtttttccttctcatacatgtctgtgaccttatgaacagattggatggaaaataaatggtatggtgggccctataaattgtttaatggtgaaaatcattatctccactgctatttgtggtgtggtccaaatgatctttggatatgattcaatttttggataatgctctaaaacgatttttaaaaattgatgaaaagtgtagatataataaatacataactgtggggccatgtaactttgatatcctttgaaccgttcgtacaactcggagctcgaggggcgagtgctcgtcttcacacgacagacacgtacctacagcagatatatagctgctgtgtggtacaccagccaatccgcttccgagaaACTAACAGATGGAATAGATGTCACATAGATATTATGACAGCCcgtgaaggtttcaacgatgggtgttaTTGTCCAATAATGTTTTGAGTCTATCCAAAATTTGGTCTTTGGTCTCCCATCCTAATTGTGAGTTGGTAAAACTGACGGACGAAGTGGATGTCACATGGACATTGTGGTAAGCTACAACAAGCTTTGGGTAATGTGGTTTTCGTGTAATACACTACACTTATAGATACtagtgtggagcccaccgtgatgttttgtgGAAAATCCAGCCTGTCATTCCATTTTATAGACCATGATTGAACATGGGCTCAAAAATAacacaaatccaaaactcaagtgttatGCAAGGgagaggattgaacttccacggttgaaacatttggggtcgcagaagttttggatagatTATTTCGTGtcttcagttcatccaagtaggaatgatcttatgaacggtatggatgtcactTTAACATTAAGCAGACTACAAGAAgctaggtttcaatggtaggcattcacctCCCCtcttttcctgtcgtgtggctacttgagttttgtatttacATCATTTTTATCTAATATTTCTTGGTACGGAAAAACGAATAGATGGTGGATTTTCTGCAAACATCACGTTCGGCTCCACCTAGTTTCTCGTCGCAGGAAATTCATGTGAATGCcattttgtttttcaattttctaAGAAATGTAAAATAactgaattttatatatatatatatatatatatatatatatatataactgaattatcattattatttctaGCTGTTTGTTTAAAAGGAATTATAGGTAATAAATCACATCAAAGTTATCATTTTTTATTGCGGTCATTTGTGGGTTAGGTAGCAAAATTATCGTTGCAGTCAAATCTAAGCATCAATGTataattacaagagtaaataattattatctaTTTACACATATTTCACATTGCAATAGGGAAACCCAAACAGCCCTTAAAGATGATCATTAAAAACACTTTATTGCAACAATTACCAAGCTACACACACCAATACAAAACAGCCTAACCTTCACTCTCATCATCTAaatagaagggaaaaaaaaacattggACCATTCAAACCTAATAGACAAATACATTAACACTAATAATAATATTTCATGACAATATTTCAACtctctaaaaaaatagaaatatagttttttttttttttccacctctctgaaaaaatacaaggtgatcacgACAAGCCTACCTACACAACATTTCGCAACATCTGTATCTTCTTCACATCATCCTTTCACTGCACAACAAAACCATCATTATCACCTAATAGAAAAAAGATCAAGTAGACGGATGAACGACAAATTGGAAGCCATTTTTGAAAAAGATTCGTTGGAGACGAAGGCGAGAATCAAAAGGTTATTAGTTGCACCCACACCATTATCTAACTAAACAGTCTTTCACCACCTTCTCCATCATACAAACCCAAACCATCATCACTTGCGAAAACTGATTAACGAGGGAAAAGCCATGAGGATCCATCCCATCAGTACATGTTATGGGAGACGAAGTAGACGTCTAAGGTCATCGGTTGCACCAGCATCGATTCCTTCAGCTTCTGCATTGCACCCGGTTTTTGGCCTTAGAAAAAATTTTGGCAGCGGGAGACTGCTGGGAGGGGGAGCAAGGGAGAAAATCAAACCCGAATAATCCAACCTATCAAGTGATTGGACTTTCAGAGAAGTAGATTTTAGAACCTTTGGTGCTTGCTTCGGAAGATCACTTGGGTCGGGCCCTATACGATTGGTTGATGCGATCATGAATGACTTCATTGCTGACCGAGAAGAATCCTTCTTAGGGGTTGGTTTTGCTTTCTTGGGTGCAAGTTCTTGATCTTTGGTTTTGTTGATTTTCCAATGCTTCGTTGAAGGACAGGAAAGGCCTTGGTTTCTTGAAGGGAGAGAAGGACTTTTTGCCAAAGggagaggaaggagaggaggTTGGAGCgaatgaaaagaagagaaagtAGAAGAAAGAGAAGATGGGAGTCTGAAAAGACTTCCATTGATGTTGTTGAGAAGGTATGCTGGATTGCTATTTCCAGGACCCAATCCAGGACTGCGGGAACTGATATTATTCACATTCTTATACCGATTTCCAATCCGGTTGTATGTAGAAATGGATTGGTCCGGCAAGAGAAGCGCCTCCATCGGAAAATATAAGAAAACCAACTTAAAAGAATGAAACTCAGACCTTAGAAATACTGGGGAGGCCGAAAACTTCGAATCGGACAACgaggaggagaaaaaaaaaaaaaaatgaaaaaagggaaaaacaGCGAGGAGCGATGTGGATGATTATGAATAATATGATCCCTGAATCGTGAGAATCCGTGAAATTGGATTCTTTGTAGAGAAACTATattcaagaaaattgaaaatgagaagCAGACTAAGAAGAAGATATAACTACACATACAATTCAAACTATACTACTATGAGAAACGGACTTTCGGTATTGGGATGAaatgtacaaaagaaaaaaaataataataataacctccTAGAACTCAAACGGATCTTTAAAAAATCGATCCGTTCTGTCTTTCGCTACAACTTCGATATCTCTCCTGTCGATTCCTTTTTATAGAGAAAATTTCAACAAccacattttttttccttctctattATTTGCTATGTTTTATTAATTTATTCTATTTCTTTCTGAGGATTGTTCATGCAAGCTCCCACGCGCAACCCCAAATACAAGCTCCCCACACGTGCAATCTTTGCACTTGTGTGAGAATCTGGTTCGTTCGTTTTGTGGTCCCCATGGTCCAGTTCATGTTGGTGGACCAACTTGTGTGTTGAGTGAAGAACAATAGTTTCTTCCTTAGTGACAAATCACGTTCTCGGCAAATTCTCAGGATGAGAATATCTCGTGAGATTTTTCATATTTAGACTTTTTCTCTCTATGCTTTTAAAAATCTTCctcaaaataaatttaaaaactgTAAACACAGAAATATAAAATGAATTATTTTAACTCGTACATTTTTAAAGACGCTATTATTTTTATTGGTAAAATCACCAGTAATTAAactgttgagattttgaaaatctcgcgTAATATTTATTCACCATTTTCCGCGAGAATATTGCGATATTTCAAATTCTCCGCGATATTTGTTAGAATGGTCTCTTTCCTACTAAGGTTGATGTATGATTCGTACCCTCAGGCCCTCCGGATGAACGGTAGAAATCTCTCAAATGCGAGGCGCTTATGTTTGTTCTTGTCCATGCAGGCGGCTGCACGCTGCGATACCTCAGGCCCTcctgatgaacggtccggatctctCTCATGGGAGGCGCTTATGTTTCTTCTTGTACATGCGGGTGGCTGCACGCTACGATACGTCACtttttgtattattttcttttatatattgtGTACTTTCTCCTAATTTGCCGACAACCACTACAATCTGCTAAACTCAAAGACCAACTACTGTAGGCCGGCAACCGCCAACGCCTTGCAAGCCACAGGATTCCAAGAACAAATAACCGTTAGAAGAATACAGACCGTAGATGCTGTCATTGGGTTTCTCGAAAATTCGAATGGCGGAAAGTGACTTGAGGAATCTGGGCCATACACGTTGCAAATCGGACGGACCCATGACAAAAGGCGGGTGGTATTATTAATATTGCTGAGTGACCTCATTAGAAGGGAATGATCCAAATCCGTAAAAATTAGggttattttctttctttattcatttacttTGTATTTTATGTTGTCTCCAAGCCTTGCCTAAATAAGCTTTTATCGCTGTCATTAAGAGAAATCCGAGACTCATGGCTACCGCCAGTGCTTACTATGAATGTTTGATCTGGTCCTTCGTGGGGCTCATATGTCAGAAAGTTAATCTGATCAAGCCAGATTGTAGATCATCCACGGTACAAGAACCATCCAATCACCTTCTCAGCCATAATCAATGCACCGTTATTCTCGATTAGCATGGACCAGTGACTATTTCGGGGCTTGAAGGCAAAAGTTGGACGATCAACATCATCCTTTCCATTGGTGGGCCATTTTCAGCCATAGAACTCAGTTGAGTTTGATCAGATATATAGTAGAAACTATCCTATCTATGagatttcaagtgggccacgtttacGCTTTGGTTGGCAAGATCAACAGTTAGGCCACCTCACATGTGTGCCATATGTCAAGCGTACCTGTGTTGACGTGCATACGTACTATGTGCTTGGCATTTCATATCATTCAGCGCACAAAAGCTATATCTGACATCTGATCCGTACATGCCCACCGTTGCAATTGCCCCATAGATGGGCGTCTCTTGGATGGGAAACAGCGAGAAGTCCCTGGTTAACTCGTCATGAATATTTAATTAGCATGAATTTTGGGCCAGCCATTGATTAGGTGATCCAAATTAGCAAGCATGCACAACTTGAATGGTATGTGTTATGGGGAAAACGGACCATTTTAGATAGATAGATCAGGTCGAGATTTGGCGCATACCGTTGTGTAATAGATGATAAGAGACCGCTGGGTTAAGGAGA contains:
- the LOC131237265 gene encoding uncharacterized protein LOC131237265, with the translated sequence MEALLLPDQSISTYNRIGNRYKNVNNISSRSPGLGPGNSNPAYLLNNINGSLFRLPSSLSSTFSSFHSLQPPLLPLPLAKSPSLPSRNQGLSCPSTKHWKINKTKDQELAPKKAKPTPKKDSSRSAMKSFMIASTNRIGPDPSDLPKQAPKVLKSTSLKVQSLDRLDYSGLIFSLAPPPSSLPLPKFFLRPKTGCNAEAEGIDAGATDDLRRLLRLP